One segment of Desulfobacterales bacterium DNA contains the following:
- a CDS encoding CoB--CoM heterodisulfide reductase iron-sulfur subunit B family protein — MKFALFLGCNIPARVKQYELSARAVLDRLAVEVVDLPEFKCCGYPIRNIDFKLYLMLSARNIALAEQQGVDMLTLCKCCFGSLKKAAHVLREDAALRNEVNAFLAKEGLAVSGTMVVKHFLSVLYHDIGLPALKEKMTRTFKNLKIATHYGCHALRPSDIMQFDNPVAPVVFDELVAATGSKSIDWATRLECCGAPLLGSNDELSMDLTARKLADAKAAGANYLSVACPYCQMQFDAVQQMMTADRGGVDNLPAILYPQLLGLAMGIDRRALGIDMNKMDISGIEAYFVQE; from the coding sequence ATGAAATTTGCGTTATTTCTGGGCTGTAATATTCCGGCCCGCGTCAAACAATATGAATTGTCGGCCCGGGCGGTCCTGGACAGGCTCGCGGTGGAGGTGGTGGACCTGCCTGAATTTAAATGCTGTGGCTACCCCATCCGCAATATCGATTTTAAATTGTACCTGATGTTGTCCGCCCGGAATATAGCCCTGGCCGAGCAACAGGGGGTGGACATGCTGACGCTTTGCAAGTGCTGCTTCGGCAGCCTGAAAAAGGCCGCCCACGTGCTCAGGGAGGACGCGGCCCTGCGCAACGAAGTCAATGCGTTTCTGGCAAAAGAAGGGCTGGCTGTCAGCGGGACGATGGTTGTCAAGCATTTTCTGTCGGTGCTGTATCACGATATCGGCCTGCCGGCCTTAAAGGAAAAAATGACGCGGACATTCAAAAATTTAAAAATTGCAACCCATTACGGCTGCCACGCGCTGCGGCCCAGCGACATCATGCAGTTTGACAACCCGGTGGCGCCGGTTGTTTTTGACGAACTGGTGGCGGCCACCGGCAGCAAAAGCATCGACTGGGCGACCCGGCTGGAATGTTGCGGGGCGCCGCTTTTGGGAAGCAACGATGAGCTTTCCATGGACCTGACCGCGCGAAAACTGGCGGACGCCAAAGCGGCCGGTGCAAACTATCTGTCCGTCGCCTGTCCCTATTGCCAGATGCAGTTTGATGCGGTTCAACAGATGATGACGGCGGACCGCGGCGGGGTGGACAATCTCCCCGCGATCCTTTACCCGCAGCTTCTGGGGCTTGCCATGGGGATTGACCGCCGGGCGCTGGGAATAGACATGAATAAAATGGATATCAGCGGTATCGAAGCTTATTTCGTGCAGGAGTAA
- a CDS encoding 4Fe-4S dicluster domain-containing protein, which yields MLEYIDTIRKIAEKILKEGTVEMVIGFRRGTVPLMNEPHFVQKPEDVKNLVWDSNCGINLANYLADRKGKIGIVAKGCDSRNIVTHVIENKIKREQLYIIGVPCKGMIDRRKIAGMLYAEIESVAETGDGIVVKGGETEKTFKKPDVLQDNCTTCSHRNPVEYDELAAEPVKEQEGVDRYADVRRIEGLPAEEKYQFFDELLAGCIRCYACRNACPLCYCPTCFVDESRPQWVGKGQDPTDVRTFHFLRAYHCAGRCTDCGACERACPVGIRVRLLTKKLEKDCLALFKWEAGLSLEVRPPLDTYRPDDPDKFIK from the coding sequence ATGCTGGAATACATTGATACCATCCGGAAAATAGCCGAAAAGATTTTAAAGGAAGGCACGGTCGAAATGGTGATCGGGTTTCGCAGGGGGACCGTGCCGCTGATGAATGAACCGCACTTCGTCCAAAAGCCCGAGGATGTGAAAAATCTGGTGTGGGACAGCAACTGCGGCATCAATCTGGCGAATTACCTGGCCGACCGCAAGGGAAAAATCGGCATTGTGGCCAAGGGGTGCGATTCCCGCAATATTGTCACCCATGTCATTGAAAACAAGATCAAAAGGGAGCAGCTCTATATTATCGGGGTCCCCTGCAAAGGGATGATCGACCGGCGGAAAATTGCCGGGATGTTGTATGCTGAAATAGAGAGCGTTGCTGAGACGGGCGACGGGATCGTGGTCAAGGGGGGCGAAACTGAAAAGACCTTTAAAAAACCGGACGTGCTCCAGGACAACTGCACCACCTGCAGCCACCGCAATCCGGTGGAATACGATGAACTGGCGGCAGAGCCGGTTAAGGAGCAGGAGGGCGTGGACCGGTATGCGGACGTCCGCCGGATCGAAGGGCTGCCGGCGGAAGAAAAATATCAATTTTTTGACGAGCTGCTGGCCGGGTGCATCCGCTGCTATGCCTGCCGCAATGCCTGCCCCCTGTGCTACTGCCCCACCTGCTTTGTGGATGAATCCCGGCCCCAGTGGGTCGGCAAAGGCCAGGACCCGACCGATGTCAGAACATTTCATTTCTTAAGGGCGTATCATTGCGCCGGCCGCTGTACGGACTGCGGCGCCTGTGAACGGGCCTGCCCGGTGGGGATCAGGGTCCGGCTCCTGACCAAAAAACTGGAAAAAGACTGTCTGGCGCTGTTCAAATGGGAGGCGGGCCTGTCGCTGGAGGTCAGACCGCCGCTGGATACCTATAGACCCGATGATCCGGATAAATTTATCAAATAA
- a CDS encoding hydrogenase iron-sulfur subunit: MTDWEPKIISFLCNWCSYGAADLAGVGRMSYPANIRVIRIPCAGRMSPKFFLAALREGADGVWVSGUHPGDCHYLEGNYYARRKFALFENLAEYMGIEPGRIHFSWISSAESTKFVDVVKRVTEAVKALGPNKRFVKNMAKVA; the protein is encoded by the coding sequence ATGACCGATTGGGAACCTAAAATCATCAGTTTTCTGTGCAACTGGTGCAGCTACGGCGCCGCCGATCTGGCCGGCGTCGGCCGGATGTCCTATCCGGCCAACATCCGGGTGATTCGCATTCCCTGTGCCGGCCGCATGAGCCCCAAATTTTTTCTGGCGGCCCTGCGCGAGGGGGCCGACGGCGTCTGGGTGTCCGGCTGACATCCCGGCGACTGCCATTACCTGGAAGGTAATTATTACGCTCGACGCAAGTTCGCACTTTTTGAAAACCTGGCGGAATACATGGGGATTGAGCCCGGCCGCATTCATTTCTCCTGGATTTCTTCGGCCGAGTCGACCAAGTTTGTCGATGTGGTCAAAAGGGTCACGGAGGCGGTCAAGGCCCTGGGTCCCAATAAACGATTTGTAAAGAACATGGCTAAGGTGGCTTAA
- a CDS encoding 4Fe-4S dicluster domain-containing protein: protein MFFNLALTAALIIFGFGLVYKISTWFRRNIGMQADNYSAATRFSEAAKGIVGVFFSRDVFTLIRVFIVEVLLQMRIFKEDFLRWLMHMLIFAGFMLLLLMHALDKLITVNIFSDYYSTLNPFMFLRDLFGLMVIVGVAIAIYRRFILKVPRLKTNAMDLYAILIVAVIMISGVLLEGVKITSPTVFRAMVDSYSSLDDDEQVKALESLWVYEFGVVSEEVEAPFDEAVLEQGGEIHEESCAACHSSPKWAFTGFAAAKAMRPIALGLDSAGAADILWTIHILACFLGLAYLPFSKMFHIIASPVSLMAGAVMDKEKSHPANIATRQVMELDACTHCGTCSLRCSVAPAFDRLNNANILPSEKLIFLKAYAADKTLDEKGLRAIQEGIYLCTNCDRCTVVCPAGINLRELWFNVREELIHKGLPVAMMLTPFSFYRGLNRQGLDAETYRQPLTAAAEAVAANFKMIDAPDHVVALNTLDKDLKGQADASSQANTYAYCFACENCSTVCPVVENYENPQAVLKLLPHQIMRSVGLGLKDLAMGSNMLWNCLTCYQCQEHCPQGVKVTDVLYELKNLALKEAQRASGEDRIN from the coding sequence ATGTTTTTTAATTTGGCGCTGACAGCTGCGCTCATCATCTTTGGATTCGGCCTGGTTTACAAAATTTCCACCTGGTTTCGCCGCAATATCGGAATGCAGGCGGACAACTATTCTGCAGCTACACGGTTCTCAGAGGCGGCCAAAGGGATCGTGGGGGTTTTTTTTAGCCGGGATGTATTCACGCTGATCAGGGTTTTTATCGTCGAAGTGCTCTTGCAGATGCGCATATTCAAAGAGGATTTTCTGCGCTGGCTGATGCACATGCTCATTTTTGCCGGATTTATGCTGCTGCTCCTGATGCATGCCCTGGACAAGCTGATTACGGTTAACATTTTCAGCGATTATTATAGCACCCTGAACCCGTTCATGTTCCTGCGCGACCTTTTCGGGTTGATGGTGATCGTGGGGGTTGCCATCGCCATTTATCGCCGGTTTATCTTAAAGGTGCCGCGGCTGAAAACCAATGCCATGGATCTTTATGCGATCCTGATTGTGGCCGTTATCATGATTTCGGGGGTTTTGCTGGAGGGTGTCAAAATCACGTCGCCAACGGTATTTCGCGCCATGGTGGACAGCTATAGCAGCCTGGATGACGACGAACAGGTCAAGGCGCTGGAGAGCCTGTGGGTCTATGAGTTCGGGGTGGTTTCTGAAGAAGTCGAGGCGCCCTTTGACGAAGCGGTCCTGGAACAGGGCGGTGAAATCCATGAGGAGAGTTGCGCCGCCTGTCATTCCTCACCGAAATGGGCCTTTACCGGGTTTGCTGCCGCCAAAGCAATGCGACCGATCGCTTTGGGATTGGACAGCGCCGGTGCGGCCGACATCCTCTGGACCATTCATATCCTGGCCTGTTTTTTGGGGCTGGCCTATCTGCCGTTCAGCAAGATGTTTCATATCATCGCCAGTCCCGTCAGCCTGATGGCCGGGGCGGTCATGGATAAGGAAAAGTCCCACCCGGCCAATATCGCCACCCGCCAGGTCATGGAGCTGGATGCCTGCACCCACTGCGGCACCTGCAGCCTGCGCTGTTCGGTTGCGCCTGCTTTTGACCGGTTAAACAATGCCAACATTCTTCCTTCGGAAAAACTGATTTTTTTAAAAGCCTATGCCGCCGATAAAACCCTTGATGAAAAGGGACTGCGGGCCATTCAAGAGGGTATTTACCTGTGCACCAACTGTGATCGCTGTACCGTGGTGTGCCCGGCCGGAATCAATTTACGCGAACTGTGGTTTAATGTGCGCGAGGAGCTCATTCACAAAGGGCTCCCGGTTGCGATGATGCTCACGCCGTTTTCTTTTTACCGGGGGTTGAACCGGCAGGGCCTGGATGCTGAAACGTATAGACAGCCGCTGACGGCTGCCGCCGAAGCGGTTGCGGCCAATTTTAAAATGATAGATGCGCCCGACCATGTCGTCGCCTTGAATACCCTGGATAAAGACTTGAAGGGGCAGGCCGATGCGTCGTCACAGGCCAACACCTATGCCTACTGTTTTGCCTGTGAAAACTGCAGCACGGTTTGCCCGGTTGTGGAAAACTATGAAAACCCCCAGGCGGTTTTAAAACTTCTGCCGCACCAGATCATGCGTTCGGTGGGTCTCGGGTTAAAGGACCTGGCTATGGGGTCAAACATGCTGTGGAATTGTCTGACCTGCTATCAATGCCAGGAGCATTGTCCCCAGGGCGTCAAGGTAACCGATGTGCTCTATGAGCTTAAAAACCTGGCGCTAAAGGAAGCCCAACGGGCTTCCGGGGAAGATCGAATCAACTGA
- the miaA gene encoding tRNA (adenosine(37)-N6)-dimethylallyltransferase MiaA produces MNRDKSKPKVIVICGPTGSGKTAAAIELAVRFNGQIISADSMQIYRFMDIGTAKPTLLEQQQVQHHLIDVVTPDEPFNAARFADMAQSLISGLQGKGFVPFVVGGTGLYIKALLKGLFPAEPVDPALRSRLKKEAAAHGAAFLHRRLGECDPEAAGRIHPNDTYRILRALEIYESTGQSISQFQSDHGFSEKPFSVLKIGLDTDRIELYERINGRVDRMIAAGLLPEVKNLLDRGYAPTLKSMQSIGYRHLVDFLEGRLSWPEALRTFKRDTRRYAKRQLTWFKSDGEINWVAAEDTTRMMDLANNFLTDAC; encoded by the coding sequence ATGAATCGGGATAAATCGAAACCGAAAGTGATCGTCATCTGCGGCCCCACCGGCAGCGGCAAAACCGCTGCCGCCATTGAGTTGGCCGTCCGGTTTAACGGACAGATCATCAGTGCCGATTCCATGCAGATTTACCGCTTTATGGATATCGGCACCGCCAAACCCACCCTCCTGGAGCAGCAGCAGGTTCAACACCACCTGATAGATGTGGTGACGCCGGATGAACCCTTCAATGCCGCCCGCTTTGCCGATATGGCCCAAAGCCTCATCAGCGGGCTTCAAGGGAAAGGATTCGTTCCCTTTGTAGTGGGCGGAACCGGCCTTTACATCAAAGCCCTGCTAAAAGGGCTGTTTCCGGCCGAACCGGTTGATCCGGCCCTGCGCAGCCGCCTGAAAAAAGAGGCCGCCGCCCATGGCGCCGCATTTTTACACCGGCGCCTGGGGGAGTGTGACCCTGAAGCCGCCGGCAGAATTCATCCCAATGACACCTACCGGATCCTGCGGGCGCTGGAAATCTATGAATCAACCGGCCAATCGATTTCGCAGTTTCAGTCCGATCATGGATTCAGCGAGAAACCTTTCTCTGTTTTAAAAATCGGGCTGGACACCGACCGGATTGAATTATATGAAAGAATCAATGGGCGGGTGGACCGTATGATCGCGGCCGGCTTGCTGCCGGAGGTCAAAAACCTGCTGGACCGGGGGTATGCCCCCACCCTTAAATCCATGCAGTCCATCGGCTATCGCCACCTGGTCGATTTTCTTGAAGGCCGCCTGTCCTGGCCCGAAGCCCTCAGAACCTTTAAACGCGACACCCGGCGGTATGCCAAACGACAGCTGACCTGGTTTAAATCCGACGGCGAAATCAACTGGGTAGCGGCTGAAGACACAACCCGCATGATGGATCTTGCAAATAACTTTTTAACGGATGCATGTTAA
- a CDS encoding FAD/NAD(P)-binding protein, which yields MLNPYLPYPVRIDEIITETVDKNLKTFRFVFLNPEDEQKFAYQAGQFAELSVTGKGEIPIGIASSPTEKGFVMFTVNKVGLVSSYLHAMKAGDIMGLRGPLGNWYPWERLKGKNVVIIGGGFAFTTLRSSIVYMLDPANRKDFKDIHVIYGARSPGMLLYRKELAAWEERDDINVHITVDASDDPDWKYNVGFVPTITEQKAPPGNADTYAIVCGPPIMIKFTQPVLDKLNYGHDHIIMSLEMRMKCGIGICGRCNIGKEFVCKDGPVFTLAQLNGMPREY from the coding sequence GTGCTCAATCCATATTTGCCATATCCGGTTCGCATTGATGAAATCATCACTGAAACCGTAGATAAAAATCTTAAAACATTCCGTTTTGTTTTTTTAAATCCTGAAGATGAGCAGAAATTTGCATACCAGGCCGGGCAGTTTGCCGAGCTCTCCGTGACCGGCAAGGGCGAAATCCCCATCGGAATTGCGTCGTCTCCCACCGAGAAGGGATTTGTCATGTTCACCGTCAACAAGGTCGGCCTGGTGTCGTCTTATCTGCACGCCATGAAGGCGGGGGACATCATGGGCCTCCGGGGCCCGCTGGGCAACTGGTATCCCTGGGAGAGGCTGAAAGGAAAAAACGTTGTCATTATCGGCGGCGGTTTTGCCTTTACCACCCTGCGGTCCTCCATTGTCTACATGCTGGACCCGGCCAACCGAAAGGATTTTAAGGATATCCATGTGATCTACGGGGCGCGGTCGCCCGGCATGCTCCTTTACCGGAAAGAACTGGCGGCCTGGGAAGAACGTGACGACATCAACGTTCACATTACCGTAGATGCCAGCGATGACCCGGATTGGAAATACAATGTGGGATTTGTCCCCACCATTACCGAGCAAAAGGCCCCGCCCGGGAATGCCGACACCTATGCGATCGTGTGCGGACCGCCGATCATGATCAAGTTTACCCAGCCGGTTCTGGACAAGCTCAATTACGGGCACGACCATATCATCATGTCCCTGGAGATGCGGATGAAATGCGGCATCGGCATCTGCGGCCGGTGCAATATCGGCAAGGAATTTGTCTGCAAGGACGGCCCGGTTTTTACCCTGGCCCAGCTCAACGGGATGCCCAGGGAATACTGA
- a CDS encoding FAD-dependent oxidoreductase, translating into MSQQKIGSVMVVGGGIAGMQAALDAADSGYYVYLVERTASIGGVMSQLDKTFPTNDCAMUIISPKLVEVGRHINIELLTLSEVQGISGEAGNFSVTVTRHPRYVDVEKCIACGLCAEKCPKKVTSEYDSGLIKRKAVYVRYAQAVPLKYAIDPRECIYLIKGKCKACEKFCPTDAINFEDRQSERILEVGSVIITSGCEAYDPKGHDVYGYGKSPDVVTSLEFERILSASGPYGGHLVRPSDEQEPKKIAWLQCVGSRDVHIGARGYCSSVCCTYAVKEAMLAKEHSKAPLDTAIFYMDMRTHGKDFEKYYNRSKDAGVRFIKSKITNIVPQSDDGRQLIRYIDASGRRVEEAFDMVVLSVGLGVSPSAVELANRMKVALDPYQFVVTSSFTPVQTSAPGIYVCGAVEAPKDIPSSVIESSAAAGMAGSSLIESRWTLTKKKEIPVQTDTRGESPRVGVFVCHCGTNIGGVVDVPGVVEFARTLPYVVYAEENMFSCSQDTQNNMAKLIKEKNLNRIVVAACTPKTHEPLFQETVTNAGINKYLFEMANIRNQCSWVHGAIPAEATEKSKELTRMAVAKVALLEALSEPVLEINQTALVIGGGFTGMTAAQTLSQQGFYAIIVEKADRLGGQARHLYETWRREDIQQNLLKLTRAVTADEKIEVYLNAEITKVDGFVGNFKTTIKTGDKAHELTHGVTIIASGATELKPDLYLYGKDPRVLTALELDQKFIENDPALKEKKTALFIQCVGSRIPERPYCSKVCCTHSIGSALKLKELNPDMDVFILYRDLRSYGLREDLYREARARGIIFIRHDFDKGLDVAAEDGNLKLRFTDTILRRRMEISPDMVVLATAITPPRENPLAQQYKVTLNDDGFFMEAHVKLRPVDCATDGVFICGLAHAPKPLDESIAQAQAAATRAVTLLAKKTIQMSGTVAHTDAMSCSSCGACVALCPYSAPSFIQKGPFTGKAEINPVLCKGCGLCVASCRSGAIRLRGFDNDQIFAQIFSLREAV; encoded by the coding sequence ATGTCTCAACAAAAGATTGGTTCGGTTATGGTTGTCGGCGGCGGGATTGCCGGGATGCAGGCTGCACTGGATGCGGCCGATTCCGGATATTATGTCTACCTGGTTGAGCGGACCGCTTCCATCGGCGGCGTGATGTCTCAACTGGACAAGACATTTCCCACCAACGACTGCGCCATGTGAATTATTTCACCCAAGCTGGTCGAGGTCGGCCGGCACATTAATATCGAACTGCTGACGCTTTCAGAGGTACAGGGCATCTCCGGGGAGGCCGGAAATTTCAGCGTGACGGTTACCCGGCACCCGCGCTATGTGGATGTTGAAAAGTGCATTGCCTGCGGTCTGTGCGCGGAAAAGTGCCCCAAAAAAGTCACCAGCGAGTATGACAGCGGCCTGATAAAACGCAAGGCCGTTTATGTCCGGTATGCCCAGGCGGTTCCCCTGAAATACGCCATCGATCCCCGGGAGTGCATCTATCTGATAAAGGGAAAGTGCAAGGCCTGCGAAAAATTCTGTCCCACGGATGCGATCAATTTTGAAGACCGGCAAAGCGAAAGAATCCTTGAGGTCGGATCGGTCATCATCACCAGCGGCTGTGAAGCCTATGATCCCAAGGGCCATGATGTGTACGGGTACGGCAAATCCCCGGATGTCGTTACCAGCCTCGAATTTGAGCGCATCCTTTCGGCCTCCGGGCCCTACGGCGGCCACCTGGTTCGGCCGTCCGACGAGCAGGAGCCTAAAAAAATCGCCTGGCTCCAGTGCGTCGGGTCCCGCGATGTGCATATCGGCGCCAGGGGGTACTGTTCGTCGGTGTGCTGCACCTATGCCGTTAAAGAAGCGATGCTGGCCAAAGAGCACAGCAAAGCGCCTTTGGATACGGCCATCTTTTATATGGATATGCGCACCCACGGCAAGGATTTCGAAAAGTATTACAACCGCAGCAAGGACGCCGGCGTTCGGTTTATCAAGTCGAAAATCACGAATATTGTTCCCCAGTCCGACGACGGCCGACAGCTCATCCGCTACATCGACGCGTCCGGCCGGCGGGTGGAAGAAGCGTTTGACATGGTGGTCTTGTCCGTCGGTCTGGGGGTGAGCCCATCGGCGGTGGAACTGGCCAACCGGATGAAAGTCGCCCTGGATCCGTACCAGTTTGTCGTTACCAGCAGCTTTACGCCGGTCCAAACCTCAGCACCCGGTATTTATGTCTGCGGCGCCGTGGAAGCGCCCAAAGACATTCCGTCTTCGGTGATCGAATCCAGCGCAGCCGCCGGCATGGCCGGCAGCAGCCTGATCGAATCGCGCTGGACCCTGACAAAGAAAAAGGAAATCCCCGTCCAGACGGACACCCGGGGGGAATCGCCCCGGGTCGGGGTCTTTGTCTGCCACTGCGGCACCAACATCGGCGGCGTGGTGGATGTGCCCGGGGTGGTTGAATTCGCCCGGACGCTTCCCTATGTCGTCTACGCCGAGGAGAACATGTTCAGCTGCTCCCAGGACACCCAGAACAATATGGCCAAGCTGATCAAGGAAAAGAACCTGAACCGCATTGTGGTGGCGGCCTGCACGCCTAAAACCCATGAACCGCTTTTTCAGGAAACCGTAACCAATGCGGGCATCAATAAATACCTGTTTGAAATGGCCAATATCCGCAACCAGTGCTCATGGGTTCACGGCGCCATTCCGGCCGAGGCCACTGAAAAAAGCAAGGAACTGACGCGCATGGCCGTGGCCAAGGTGGCCCTGCTGGAAGCCTTGAGCGAACCGGTACTGGAGATCAATCAGACCGCCCTGGTCATCGGCGGCGGCTTTACGGGAATGACGGCCGCCCAAACCCTTTCACAGCAGGGTTTTTACGCCATCATCGTCGAGAAGGCGGACCGGCTGGGGGGACAGGCCCGGCACCTGTATGAGACCTGGCGAAGGGAAGATATCCAGCAGAACCTTCTAAAACTGACCCGGGCGGTAACCGCCGATGAAAAGATCGAGGTTTATCTGAATGCCGAAATCACGAAGGTGGATGGTTTTGTGGGAAATTTTAAGACCACCATCAAGACCGGCGACAAAGCGCATGAGCTGACCCACGGGGTGACGATCATCGCCTCGGGTGCAACCGAGCTGAAACCGGACCTGTATCTTTACGGAAAGGATCCGCGCGTTTTGACGGCCCTTGAGCTCGATCAAAAATTTATTGAAAACGATCCGGCCCTGAAAGAGAAAAAGACGGCGCTTTTCATTCAATGCGTCGGCTCGCGCATCCCGGAGCGCCCCTACTGCTCCAAGGTCTGCTGCACCCATTCCATCGGCAGCGCCCTTAAGCTGAAAGAACTGAACCCGGACATGGACGTGTTTATTCTATACCGGGACCTGCGTTCCTACGGGCTGCGCGAAGATCTGTATCGCGAGGCCCGTGCCCGGGGCATTATTTTTATCCGCCACGACTTTGATAAAGGGCTGGACGTGGCTGCCGAAGACGGGAACCTGAAACTCCGGTTTACGGATACGATTCTGCGGCGCCGGATGGAGATCAGCCCGGACATGGTGGTGCTGGCGACGGCGATTACCCCGCCCAGGGAAAATCCCCTGGCCCAGCAGTACAAGGTGACCCTGAATGACGACGGGTTTTTTATGGAGGCGCATGTCAAGCTCCGGCCGGTGGATTGTGCCACGGACGGCGTGTTTATCTGCGGCCTGGCCCATGCCCCCAAACCCCTGGACGAATCGATCGCCCAGGCCCAGGCGGCGGCCACCCGGGCGGTAACCCTGCTGGCCAAAAAAACCATCCAGATGAGCGGCACGGTGGCGCATACGGATGCGATGAGCTGCAGCAGTTGCGGCGCCTGTGTGGCGCTCTGCCCGTATTCGGCCCCGTCCTTCATCCAGAAGGGCCCCTTTACCGGCAAGGCCGAGATCAATCCGGTCTTGTGCAAAGGCTGCGGCCTGTGCGTGGCCTCCTGCCGCTCCGGCGCCATTCGGTTAAGGGGGTTTGACAATGACCAGATCTTCGCGCAGATTTTTTCTTTGCGCGAAGCGGTTTGA
- a CDS encoding 4Fe-4S dicluster domain-containing protein produces MKGVRIDKQKWTEGIEALKSGYRLYGPVKADGFHNFDLLEKGILPDFNFQNTRLSPKAIIYPQTEVMFHYTLDENKEDHHILKEVAGNTMPMAILGIRPCDAAAFLLVKRNFDTPEYRDIYWVRAYEGTTLVGLACRQPCQTCFCTTAGCGPFGEEGLDVLLVEETDAFLAKAITAKGESFLKTAGWGEAADSGPIDALKTEAESRIRTAVQTDRLAEKTIPELFDAPFWDEVAFSCINCGTCTYVCPTCWCFDIQDEVSGKSGLRMRNWDSCMYPLFTFHGSGHNPRNTKTKRVRQRFMHKLKYYLDKYSSGIQCVGCGRCIRQCPVNIDIRRVCELMNSYETCR; encoded by the coding sequence ATGAAGGGTGTAAGAATAGACAAGCAAAAGTGGACCGAAGGAATCGAGGCATTGAAAAGCGGGTATCGCCTGTACGGTCCGGTTAAAGCGGACGGGTTTCACAACTTTGACCTGCTGGAAAAAGGCATTCTCCCGGATTTTAATTTTCAGAATACCCGGTTGTCCCCCAAAGCGATCATTTATCCCCAGACAGAGGTGATGTTTCACTACACCCTGGATGAAAACAAGGAAGACCATCATATCCTGAAAGAGGTTGCCGGCAATACCATGCCCATGGCGATCCTCGGCATCCGGCCCTGTGATGCGGCCGCTTTTTTGCTGGTAAAAAGAAATTTTGACACGCCCGAATACCGGGATATTTACTGGGTGCGGGCCTATGAGGGCACAACCCTGGTGGGGCTGGCCTGCCGGCAGCCCTGTCAGACCTGTTTCTGCACCACGGCCGGCTGCGGTCCGTTTGGCGAGGAAGGGCTGGATGTCCTGCTGGTGGAAGAGACGGACGCTTTTCTGGCAAAGGCGATTACCGCTAAAGGGGAAAGTTTTTTGAAAACTGCAGGGTGGGGCGAAGCGGCTGACAGCGGCCCCATCGACGCGCTGAAAACCGAGGCTGAGAGCCGAATCCGCACGGCCGTTCAAACCGACCGGCTGGCGGAAAAGACCATTCCGGAGTTGTTTGACGCCCCTTTTTGGGACGAAGTGGCCTTTAGCTGCATCAATTGCGGGACCTGTACCTATGTCTGTCCGACCTGCTGGTGTTTCGACATTCAGGACGAGGTCAGCGGAAAGTCGGGCCTTCGGATGCGCAACTGGGACAGCTGCATGTATCCGCTCTTTACCTTTCACGGGTCCGGCCACAATCCGCGAAATACAAAGACCAAGCGGGTGCGGCAGCGGTTTATGCACAAACTTAAATATTATTTAGATAAATACAGCAGCGGCATTCAATGCGTGGGCTGCGGCCGGTGTATTCGCCAGTGCCCGGTCAATATTGATATCCGACGCGTCTGTGAACTGATGAACAGTTACGAAACTTGCCGGTAA